The following nucleotide sequence is from Candidatus Methanoplasma cognatum.
GTGAGATGATCGAGGACTATGTCGTCTTCCACGAAATACCAGCCATCGACCGTGTTGTAGCCTGTCAGATTGCCGTCCATGGTGGAGAAATAGCTCTGATTGATCCTTGTCACACTCGCGTGTGTTTTCAAGGTTCCGTCCACATCGACATAGGTGTAGCCTGATTCCGCGACCCGCATGGTGAAGTTGACGTCGGACGCCGATGCAGTGTACGAAGCCGACGGCACCGTTCCCGACATCAGGATGTAGTCGGTCATGGAAACGCCGGTTATTACGACCGCCGATCCGGCATTCGCCGTTATGGTGTATGTGCCGTCCGCCGCCGTGGTGTATGAAGCCGCAAGGGCTCCGGTGCAGGTGATGGTCACTCCGCTGAGGCCGACGGAAGTTCCGTCTATGGACACCTTGCCGGATACCGTGAAGGCATCCTGGTTGACGGTGAAGGTCACGGTGAAGGTCACCGGGGAGACGGAGTTTGTGTTGCCGGCCGCCGGACCCACCGCGAACACAGCTGTGTATGTGCCTACGGGGAGACCGTCGTTCGGTTTGACGGTGAAGCCGCCGCTGCCGCCGTCCGGGATACTGCCTATCGAAGTCGACGACAGCGTGAAGGACGACGTGCTTCCGCTGACCGGGGTTATCGAAAGATCGCCGGTCGGCAGGTTGCCGACGTTATTTACCGACATCGCATTAGCGGATATGGAGCCGTAACCTACGTTCGCTGTTCCGAAGTCCCAGGAGCCTGGGACAACCTCTATTCCGTAGGCGGCGATCTGCGCGATGAACTGGTTGTTCTTTATCAGAATATTGTATGTGTGTGTTCCGCCCACATATGTATCGTTCTGCGACGCGCCGCTCACCGTTCCTCCGCCGATCAAGATTATGGTCTCGCCCGCGTAGGTGCTTGGTAATGCGGTGTCATCGAAGGCGACCATTGTGTTCCCGTCGCCGACAAAGGCATTGCCGGTGACGGTGGAATAGGTAAACGACTGATCCAATGTGCCCGTGAATCCGAACGAGGATCTGCCCATGCCTATCGTAAAGTTGCCGATGATCTGGCTGCCGGCGCCGAATTGAACCGTATTGGTGGTATCGTCAAGGGTGACGTTGCCGGTGATCAGACCGTAGTTATTGAAGGTCGCGGATAAGGTGCCGGTGAGGATGCCGTTCCCGCCGCCCTTGATCTCTGCCCCTTCTTCGTTGGTGATGGTGACACGGCGTGTGGTGTAAATGCCGTCCGCGGCCTCGCCTTCGATAGTGCCGGAGTTGCTGACGGCGAATGAGGAAGATGAGGCTGCGCTGGCATAAATGCCGTATGTCTTCCCTTGGATCTCGCCGCCGGCGCCGTTAGTGATGGTTACCTCTCCATTACCGGCAAGGATGCCGGCGCCGTAACCGTTGGTCTGCGTACCGTTGGTCTGCGTGCCGGTGACCGTGCCGTTGTTGGTTATCGCACCGCTGGCGATGTTTATGCCGCCGCGGTATCCTTCGATCCCGCCTCCGGCGTAATTGGTTATGTTGCAGGGAACGGAGCTCGTATGAATGATGCCGTAATTGGCATACGACTGGTATGGAGAAGAGTATACTCGGATCATACCATAGTTATGTATCGTGGCACTGCTGCTTTGTGCTACATACACGCCGTTGCCTGCACCGGAGATCGTGCCTTCGTTGGTAAGCTGAAGGCTGCCCCCTATGGCAGAGATACCATACGTAATATTGCCGACACCGATGTATCCGCCGCTCTTGTTTTCGATGGCGACGTTGCCGGAGTCAATAGCAATTGCGACGTTGCCGCTTATTGTGCCCCAGTTCATTATTGTGCTGCTGCCGTTGCCTGTGAGGGATATGCCGTTGCTTCCCGTTATCGTTCCGTAGTTATTGATCTCTGCGCCGGCCCCGACAGACATTGCATCATATCCGCCGCTGGCAATATTGCCGTAGTTGGTGATCTTGCCGCCGCTGGTGGAGGTGAGGAAGATGACGGGGCCTCCCATACTTTGTAAGGTGCCGGTGACCCCATTGATTATCTCACCAGTATATTGTAAAATGATGCCGTTGCCAGCATTAGTGACGATGTGGGCGGTGTTGATGAGCTTACTTCCGCTGCCGAGAACGGTCTGATTTCCGCTGCTGACCTTCCCTATGGAGGGGACGGGCGGCAGATGCTCGGAATACACCGCAAAGGTGCGGATTGAGCCTATGTTGACACTGCCGGTCACCGTCAGTGTGCAGCCGTCGGCTATGATGATGCTGACGTCGCCTGTGATGAACAGCGTACCGGCGATCAGAGCATCCTCGGCCAAGTAGTACCATCCTCCCGTAGCCGCCGCATCGGAACCATTCATTTCATAGCGCGATGATGAAAAGAACATGAGGTCAAAATAAGCCTGATCTACCATCAGCGCGCCATGGGTGCCCGGACTTCCGTCCACGTTGACATAACCATAACTTGCCTGCTCAACTGTGAAGTTTACGTCGGACGCATTTGTTCTGTAAGACGCCGACGGTACCGTTCCCGATACCAGGACATGGTAAGCCAAGGAAACGCTGGTTATAACAACCATTGACCCGGCATTCGCCGTTATGGTGTATGTGCCGTCGGCGGCGGTGGTGTATGAGGTCATCAAAGCTCCGGCGCAGGTTATGGTCGCTCCGCCGATACCGGCGGAAGTTCCGTTGATGGTCACCTTGCCGGATACCGTGAAGGTATTATGACTCATGGTGAAGTTGACGCCGGACGCATCTGTTGTGTACGACGCAGGTATCGTTCCAGTGACCATGGTGTAGTAGTTCTTTGAAACGCCTGTTATCACGACGGTCGAGCCGGCACTAGCCGTTATGGTGTATGTGCCGTCAGCGGCAGTGATATATGACCCAGCCAGGGCTCCTGTGCAGGAGATCGTCGCTTCGCTAACACCGGCGGAAGTTCCCTCAAGTGTCACCCTGCCGGATACCGTGTATGTGCCAAAGGGATAGACCGTTTCCGCGATCATGCCTTGGCTCAGATTATAGAAGCTTCCGCTTCCGGTCGTGGTGAGCTGGGAGGCGCGGACCATATAATACCGTGTGCTTCCGGGATCCGCATGGGTCCAATCTGTTCCCTGTACGATAGCAAGCCGCGTATAGGGCCCGTCCTTGTTCGTCGCGCCGTATATGTAGTAATCTGTGATCGCGCTGTCCGCAGAAGCGGTCCACTGCAGATGCGTTCCGTTCGTTGTGCCGCTTGCTTGCAGGTCTGTAGCGGGCAGTACGGGATACATATGCAGCGTTGGGTCCCCTATGAGATTTATGTGGGCATTGCTAACATTACTAATATAGGGTGTGTTGGGGCTGCCGTATGGGGATGTTCCGGTGATTATTCCGTAATTGTTCTGCGTCAGCATGACGCTGTAACCGATAGTTTCCCCCAGCGCCATATGATGGAAGTACCAATCCGGCCGTCCGACCCAGGCGCTGGCGAGTCCATAATCCGATGTGGCGATGAATGCGCGCAGAAGATTGTCCTGTCTGTCAAAGTCCACAAAGTAACTGCCAAGGACCTGGGCGAAGATTATGCCGAAGTTCTGCGAGGATGCAATGGTGCTCGTTGTAAGCGTACCGCCAATGGCGCCTACGCTCGTGTAAGTGCCGCCTCCGGCAATATGCGCCCATGTGTATGTGTTCTGCGAGAGGTGTTGCGACCACGATCCGGCGTCTATTCTTGCACCCGGTCCCCATAATGTTGGGAAAAGCCTGTAGGCATTATCTGAGACGCTGTTCACGGTCCCCGCAAACCCATCCGAGATCAAAGCGTCCTTGGTCGTGGTCATCTGACCGATCCTGTACTGATGGTCTTTGTTCAGATACTGCCGCAACAGCTCCGTGGCATCCTTTGAGAAAGCGGGCATATTGTTGAAATCCACCCTTCCGACTTGCAGCTGCACTTCCCGGATGGTCGAATTGGATGAATCCCAAGGCGCAGCTACAGCCCCATAATACAAGTCCGACGGTAACGGGCGGGGGTCATGTCCGTCGGGTGCGAAATTGGCGGTTCTGAGAACAGGTATATGACCCAATAAGAACACAGCTTTGACATTAGCTGGGTCCGCATTGTAATCCGCCTGCACCAAGGCCCGCGCCGATTCCGGCGTCGCGTTCCTTGATACATCATGGCGCAGTACTCCCCAGCCATCGCCGATCAGGTCATTCTTAAGGGTCTCGATCTCAGCGCTCAGCGCTGCCGCCTGTTCGGCCTCTACAAGCAGTACGACCTTGCCGCGGTATTCCACGGCCGGTATTTTTATGCCGGTACTGATGTAACCCGCATCGCTGAAGATGTTGCTGCCGTTGACACAGTATTCGTATATCTGGCCGACGGTTACGTTCGTATCCACATAAAAGGTTGCATCGCTGCTAAGAGTAGCGATCGGCGGTCCCCACTCCATTGCGTCCTTGTCTTTCCGGTAGACATCATAGCGGCCAAGATCATACGGCACCTTGCCGGGCCACTCCACCCGGATCGTTGCAGGAGATTCACTTACCTGGGCGCTTAACGCCAATACAGAAATAGTATCATTCAAGGCGAAATTGATATTGGACACCGACGCTGTGTAAGGCGCCGAGGGTATTGATCCGGATACCACCAGATAATTCGCCCTGACGACACCGGTTATAATGACCGTTTGCCCGACATTCGCCGTTATGGTGTATGTTCCATCGGCGGCATTCATATATGATTCTGCCAGGGCTCCGGTGCAATATATGGTCACTCCGCTGAGACCGACGGAAGTTCCGCTGAGGGACACCCTGCCGGATACCGTGAATGTGTCATGTCTCATGGTGAAGTTGACGTCGGACGCATCTGTTGTGTACGACGCTGGTACCGTTCCTGAGATCCGGGTGTGGTAAAGCTTAGAAACCCCTGTTATTGTTACGGTCGAGCCGGCATTCGCCGTTATGGTGTATGTGCCGTCCGCTGCCGTGACGTATGAGGCCTCCTGGGCTCCGGTGCAGTAGATGGCTACGTCGCTTATGCCCGCGGAAGTTCCGTCAAGGGTCACCTTGCCGGACACTGTGTATGTGGAGGCCGCTTCCGCTATCACGCCTTGGCTCAGATTATAGAAGCTTCCGCTTCCCGTTACGGTAAGTTCGGAAGCGCGGACCATATAATACTGCGTGCCTCCTGGATTTGTATGGGTCCAGTCGGTTCCCTGTACGATGGCGAGCCGCGTGTAGGGTCCATCCTCGTTCGACGCGCCGTACACGTAGTAGTCGGCGACCCCGCTGTCAGCAGATGCTGTCCACTGCAGATACATTCCGTTCATCGTGCCGCTGGCCTGCAGATCTGTTGCCGGCAGTACCGGGTACATCCGCAGAGTGGGGTCCCCCATCAGGTTTATGTGAACGAAGTTACCGTTTATGCCGGCGTAAGGATAACCTGTTATGGTAAAGGGGAAGACTCCTCCTGTGTTGTTCTGTGTCAGCCTGGCGCTGTAACCGATGGTCTCTCCCAATCCCATGTGGTGGAAGTACCAGGACGGCCTTCCGACCCAGGCGTTGGTAAGCCCGTAATCAGGTGTGGCGAGGAATGCGCGCAGAAGGTTGTTCTGCGTGTCCCACTCCACGAAGTAACTGCCGAAGGTCTGGGCAAAGATTATGCCAAAATTCTGTGAGTTGGCGATGGTACTCGTAGTAAGCGAACCGCCGGTGGCGCCGACGCTCGTGTAGCTGCCCCCTCCGGCGATGTGCGCCCATGTGTATGTGTTCTGAGACAGATACGACGACCACGATCCGTCATCTATCTGCGCGCCTGGCCCCCATAATGCGGGGAAAAGCCTGTAGGCATTATTGGAGACGCTGTTCGTAGACCCAGCGAATCCGTTCGCGACAAGAGCATCCTTGGTCGTGGTCATCTGACCGATCCTGTACTGATGGTCTTTGTTCAGATACTGCCGCAGCAGTTCCGTGTCGCTCTTTGAGAAAGCGGGCATATTATCGAAATCTACCCTTCCCACCTGCAGCTGCACTGTCCCGGGGATCCTTGAGGGAGACAGGTCCCAGGATGCGGTCATGGTCCCGTAATACGTATCCGCCGGGAATGAGCGGAAGCTATGTCCGTCCGGTCCTAGACTGCCTGATTTGAAGATCGGTACATGGCCAAATAGGAACACCGCTTTGACATTGGCCGGGTCCGCATTATAATCCGCCAGCACCAAGGCCTTCGCCGATTCCGGCGTCGCGTTCCTCGACACATCGTGGCGCAGCACTGTCCAGCCGTCGCCGATCAGATCGTTCTTAAGAGTTTCAAGTTCAGCGCTCAGCGCCGCCGCCTGTTCGGCCTCCACCAGCAGAACGACCGCGCCGCGGTATTCCACAGCCGGTACATTTATGCCGGCGCAGACGTAGCCTGCGTCATAGAAACTGCCGCTGCCGGTGACACAGTATTCATAGATCTGGCCAACGGTCACGTTCGTATCCACATAATAGGTTGCGTCAATGCTAAGAGAAGCGATAGGTTCCCAGGCATTCGAGTCTTTGCTTTTTCGGTAGACATCATAGCGATCGAGGTTAT
It contains:
- a CDS encoding glycoside hydrolase family 99-like domain-containing protein; this encodes MKKITRSKLILATVLISALLFIGGIVHQSQTNDAAVVDDDVMLGMYYFGKWTAEPDPIALNVLGLHTWDKIKPYSPDREPLAGWYESRDVGAMEQHIEWMADYGIDFMSMAWYWIPGVNPDIINPAVRAYLEAENRDLVSYSLLWCNHESFPSPTSIDEWNEMIDYWIDEHFSNPEYLQIDNKPVMYIFSDGGGTTAEPAGLREQAQAIGITAAEMLDHARDRAKERGLDGIYFVMCVEPYSYWFDFTVSAGADAITAYFNHRGVEGTPYTNVANPGAENYEELSEAYVIQWEWILKTYPNMTYFVPMTAGWERIPSWGGLGGAETAKICTPTPDEFESHLRDGYAAIVNNYDQTKGIGMLHCWNEFGEGTIIEPTVKNGFEFLERIQDVFRSGQEISATYTINYEMYYGTPPVASQTKGYNEQITLDQTQPVRSGLLFMGWGYDGGTAVYQPGDLFIENRNRTLYAVWHAKISFDANGGEGAPDYITRPYVSAPTILPSEIPTRSGHVFLGWSEDPNAAAPTYQQGGDYTKLITVPVMLYAVWEEIRGAEYPPNADDVIMLNAIVSESPAEIRLEWLSKGPYNLSRYDVYRKSKDAAAWGQPIAILSSSATYYVDTNVTVGQIYEYCVNSSTSFYDAGYITAGIKVPAVEYRGKVVLLVEAEQAAALSAELETLKNDLIGDGWTVLRHDVSRNATPESAKALVLADYNADQANVKAVFLFGHIPVFRTGNFAPDGHAARALPGDSYYGTMTASWDLSPGRIPGTVQLQVGRVDFDNMPAFSKSATELLRQYLNKDHQYRIGQMTTTKDALVANGFAGTMNSVSDNAYKLFPTLWGPDAQIDDGSWSLYLSQNTYTWGHIAGYGNYTNVGAAGGTLYTSTIANSQNFGMIFAQSFGSYFLDFDTENNLLRAFLATPDYGLTNSWVGRPAWYFHHMGLGETIGYSTRMTQNNTGGVSSPLSGYPYVGITGNYAHINLMGDPTLRMYPVLPAADLQTNYAPNGMHLQWTASADNDVTDYYVYGASNKDGPYTRLAIVQGTDWTHTNPGGTQYYMVRASELTTTGSGSFYNLSQGVIAEAASTYTVSGKVSVDGTTNGLSGVTITCTGALEASYITAADGTYAITANAGSTVVITGITKAEYVRASGTIPSASYTTVASNVDFTMKPEQVYPPNADNVVMLSAVVSESPATIRLEWPSKVPYNLDRYDVYRKSKDSNAWEPIASLSIDATYYVDTNVTVGQIYEYCVTGSGSFYDAGYVCAGINVPAVEYRGAVVLLVEAEQAAALSAELETLKNDLIGDGWTVLRHDVSRNATPESAKALVLADYNADPANVKAVFLFGHVPIFKSGSLGPDGHSFRSFPADTYYGTMTASWDLSPSRIPGTVQLQVGRVDFDNMPAFSKSDTELLRQYLNKDHQYRIGQMTTTKDALVANGFAGSTNSVSNNAYRLFPALWGPGAQIDDGSWSSYLSQNTYTWAHIAGGGSYTSVGATGGSLTTSTIANSQNFGIIFAQTFGSYFVEWDTQNNLLRAFLATPDYGLTNAWVGRPSWYFHHMGLGETIGYSARLTQNNTGGVFPFTITGYPYAGINGNFVHINLMGDPTLRMYPVLPATDLQASGTMNGMYLQWTASADSGVADYYVYGASNEDGPYTRLAIVQGTDWTHTNPGGTQYYMVRASELTVTGSGSFYNLSQGVIAEAASTYTVSGKVTLDGTSAGISDVAIYCTGAQEASYVTAADGTYTITANAGSTVTITGVSKLYHTRISGTVPASYTTDASDVNFTMRHDTFTVSGRVSLSGTSVGLSGVTIYCTGALAESYMNAADGTYTITANVGQTVIITGVVRANYLVVSGSIPSAPYTASVSNINFALNDTISVLALSAQVSESPATIRVEWPGKVPYDLGRYDVYRKDKDAMEWGPPIATLSSDATFYVDTNVTVGQIYEYCVNGSNIFSDAGYISTGIKIPAVEYRGKVVLLVEAEQAAALSAEIETLKNDLIGDGWGVLRHDVSRNATPESARALVQADYNADPANVKAVFLLGHIPVLRTANFAPDGHDPRPLPSDLYYGAVAAPWDSSNSTIREVQLQVGRVDFNNMPAFSKDATELLRQYLNKDHQYRIGQMTTTKDALISDGFAGTVNSVSDNAYRLFPTLWGPGARIDAGSWSQHLSQNTYTWAHIAGGGTYTSVGAIGGTLTTSTIASSQNFGIIFAQVLGSYFVDFDRQDNLLRAFIATSDYGLASAWVGRPDWYFHHMALGETIGYSVMLTQNNYGIITGTSPYGSPNTPYISNVSNAHINLIGDPTLHMYPVLPATDLQASGTTNGTHLQWTASADSAITDYYIYGATNKDGPYTRLAIVQGTDWTHADPGSTRYYMVRASQLTTTGSGSFYNLSQGMIAETVYPFGTYTVSGRVTLEGTSAGVSEATISCTGALAGSYITAADGTYTITASAGSTVVITGVSKNYYTMVTGTIPASYTTDASGVNFTMSHNTFTVSGKVTINGTSAGIGGATITCAGALMTSYTTAADGTYTITANAGSMVVITSVSLAYHVLVSGTVPSASYRTNASDVNFTVEQASYGYVNVDGSPGTHGALMVDQAYFDLMFFSSSRYEMNGSDAAATGGWYYLAEDALIAGTLFITGDVSIIIADGCTLTVTGSVNIGSIRTFAVYSEHLPPVPSIGKVSSGNQTVLGSGSKLINTAHIVTNAGNGIILQYTGEIINGVTGTLQSMGGPVIFLTSTSGGKITNYGNIASGGYDAMSVGAGAEINNYGTITGSNGISLTGNGSSTIMNWGTISGNVAIAIDSGNVAIENKSGGYIGVGNITYGISAIGGSLQLTNEGTISGAGNGVYVAQSSSATIHNYGMIRVYSSPYQSYANYGIIHTSSVPCNITNYAGGGIEGYRGGINIASGAITNNGTVTGTQTNGTQTNGYGAGILAGNGEVTITNGAGGEIQGKTYGIYASAASSSSFAVSNSGTIEGEAADGIYTTRRVTITNEEGAEIKGGGNGILTGTLSATFNNYGLITGNVTLDDTTNTVQFGAGSQIIGNFTIGMGRSSFGFTGTLDQSFTYSTVTGNAFVGDGNTMVAFDDTALPSTYAGETIILIGGGTVSGASQNDTYVGGTHTYNILIKNNQFIAQIAAYGIEVVPGSWDFGTANVGYGSISANAMSVNNVGNLPTGDLSITPVSGSTSSFTLSSTSIGSIPDGGSGGFTVKPNDGLPVGTYTAVFAVGPAAGNTNSVSPVTFTVTFTVNQDAFTVSGKVSIDGTSVGLSGVTITCTGALAASYTTAADGTYTITANAGSAVVITGVSMTDYILMSGTVPSASYTASASDVNFTMRVAESGYTYVDVDGTLKTHASVTRINQSYFSTMDGNLTGYNTVDGWYFVEDDIVLDHLT